A DNA window from Streptomyces canus contains the following coding sequences:
- a CDS encoding ABC transporter ATP-binding protein: MIATESLSKRFPRVTALDRLSLDVGPGVTGLVGANGAGKSTMIKILLGLSPASEGRAEVLGLDVATKGAAIRERVGYMPEHDCLPPDVSATEFVVHMARMSGLPPTAARERTADTLRHVGLYEERYRPIGGYSTGMKQRVKLAQALVHDPQLVFLDEPTNGLDPVGRDDMLGLIRRIYTDFGISVLVTSHLLGELERTCDHVVVIDGGKLLRSSSTTDFTQTTTTLAVEVTDSDEHPDGTRAVREALHARGVEALDSQSGLPGAGHILLLTAQGEETYDLVRDVVADLGLGLVRMEQRRHHISEVFTNEDEQRKEAVGHGS, translated from the coding sequence GTGATCGCGACCGAAAGCCTGAGCAAGCGGTTCCCCCGGGTGACCGCTCTTGACCGGCTCTCCTTGGACGTCGGACCCGGTGTGACCGGACTCGTCGGAGCCAACGGAGCCGGCAAGTCCACCATGATCAAGATCCTGCTGGGTCTGTCCCCCGCCTCCGAAGGCCGTGCCGAAGTGCTCGGGCTCGACGTCGCGACCAAGGGCGCCGCCATCCGCGAGCGTGTCGGCTACATGCCGGAACACGACTGCCTGCCGCCGGACGTCTCGGCCACCGAGTTCGTCGTGCACATGGCCCGCATGTCCGGTCTGCCGCCCACCGCCGCGCGCGAGCGCACCGCGGACACCCTGCGCCATGTCGGCCTGTACGAGGAGCGCTACCGCCCCATCGGCGGCTACTCCACCGGCATGAAGCAGCGCGTGAAGCTCGCGCAGGCCCTGGTGCACGACCCGCAGCTGGTCTTCCTCGACGAGCCGACCAACGGCCTCGACCCGGTCGGCCGCGACGACATGCTGGGCCTGATCCGACGTATCTACACCGACTTCGGCATCTCGGTCCTGGTGACCTCGCACCTCCTGGGCGAACTCGAGCGCACCTGCGACCACGTCGTCGTCATCGACGGCGGCAAGCTTTTGCGCTCCAGCTCCACCACCGACTTCACCCAGACCACGACGACCCTCGCGGTCGAGGTCACCGACAGCGACGAGCACCCGGACGGCACCCGCGCGGTGCGCGAGGCGCTCCACGCGCGCGGGGTGGAGGCGCTCGACTCCCAGAGCGGTCTGCCGGGCGCCGGCCACATCCTGCTGCTGACCGCACAGGGCGAGGAGACCTACGACCTCGTCCGGGACGTCGTCGCCGACCTCGGTCTCGGCCTGGTGCGCATGGAGCAGCGCAGGCACCACATCTCGGAAGTCTTCACGAACGAGGACGAGCAGCGGAAGGAGGCCGTCGGCCATGGCAGTTGA
- a CDS encoding M24 family metallopeptidase translates to MTTSVNSGLSTRLRGFRQVQRLAYECAEAVAARLEPGVSERQAARMQREWLRERGVRDWFHLPFAWFGDRTAFTGFRIPLQFFPTDRRLAPGMPFILDMAPVYEGFTADIGYSGSLGINPVQDRLMADLEAHRELILREVRERRSLREIYEDVDRLMVRQGYANRHRAYPFGLIAHKVDQVKQRRWSPHVFGFGTQSLKGLAADALHGHRESWSPLWSPYRFSDHPPRPGLWAVEPHLGFRGTGAKFEEILVVTDSKDPEQSAFWLDDDLPHVRRWAEAQ, encoded by the coding sequence ATGACGACGTCGGTGAACAGCGGACTCTCCACCCGCTTGCGGGGATTCCGGCAGGTCCAGCGGCTCGCGTACGAGTGCGCGGAGGCGGTCGCGGCCCGTCTGGAGCCCGGCGTGAGCGAACGGCAGGCCGCCCGGATGCAGCGCGAGTGGCTGCGCGAGCGGGGCGTACGGGACTGGTTCCACCTGCCGTTCGCCTGGTTCGGGGACCGTACGGCGTTCACGGGCTTCCGCATTCCGCTGCAGTTCTTCCCCACCGACCGCCGCCTGGCGCCCGGCATGCCGTTCATCCTGGACATGGCCCCGGTGTACGAGGGCTTCACCGCCGACATCGGCTACTCCGGCTCGCTGGGGATCAACCCCGTCCAGGACAGGCTGATGGCCGACCTCGAGGCGCACCGCGAGCTGATCCTGCGCGAGGTCCGTGAGCGGCGGTCGCTGCGCGAGATCTACGAGGACGTGGATCGCCTCATGGTCCGCCAGGGATACGCCAACCGGCACCGCGCGTACCCGTTCGGCCTGATCGCCCACAAGGTCGACCAGGTCAAGCAGCGCCGCTGGTCACCGCACGTCTTCGGGTTCGGCACCCAGTCCCTGAAGGGCCTGGCCGCCGACGCGCTGCATGGCCACCGCGAGAGCTGGTCGCCCCTGTGGTCGCCGTACCGCTTCTCCGACCACCCGCCGCGGCCGGGCCTGTGGGCGGTAGAACCCCACCTCGGATTCCGGGGCACGGGCGCGAAGTTCGAGGAGATCCTGGTCGTCACCGACTCCAAGGACCCCGAGCAGAGCGCCTTCTGGCTGGACGACGATCTGCCGCACGTGCGGCGCTGGGCGGAGGCGCAGTGA
- a CDS encoding SDR family oxidoreductase, translating into MSLLKGARERRVRTGGVELCVAELGDPGRPTVVLVHGYPDSKEVWAEVANRLADRFHVVLYDVRGHGRSTAPKPLRGGFTLEKLTDDFLAVVDAVSPDRPVHLVGHDWGSVQSWEFVTVPRTEGRIASFTSMSGPSLDHLGHWIAGRLKRPTPRRVGQLLGQSAKSWYIYLLHTPGLPELAWRGPLGKIWPRLLERVEKVPSDGYPTSSLPTDAARGAWLYRDNVRARLRRPRTDAYAHVPVQLITPLGDAFLSEKLCEGLEQWAPQLTRRTLPAKHWIPRSRPDQLSAWITEFVTSVEGGRTAVRATGKYADRFGGQLVLVTGAGSGIGRATAFAFAEAGARVVAVDRDTEAAARTAELSRLVGAPEAWAETVDVSDEQAMEKLADKVAAEYGVVDVLVNNAGIGLGGSFFDTTTEDWKKVLDVNLWGVIHGCRLFGKQMAERGQGGHIVNTASAAAYQPSKALAAYGTSKAAVLMLSESLRAELAGRGIGVSAICPGFVNTNITSTARFAGVDADEEKRRQKRTARLYGLRNYPPEKVADAILRAVVRNQAVVPVTPEARGARAMARWAPKALRAIARLEPPL; encoded by the coding sequence GTGAGCTTGCTGAAGGGTGCGCGGGAACGCCGGGTGCGAACCGGTGGCGTCGAACTGTGCGTGGCCGAACTGGGCGACCCGGGTCGGCCGACCGTGGTCCTGGTGCACGGCTACCCGGACAGCAAGGAGGTCTGGGCCGAGGTCGCGAACCGTCTCGCCGACCGCTTCCACGTCGTCCTCTACGACGTCCGGGGCCACGGCCGGTCGACGGCACCGAAGCCGCTGCGCGGCGGGTTCACCTTGGAGAAGCTGACGGACGACTTCCTGGCCGTCGTGGACGCCGTCAGCCCGGACCGGCCCGTGCACCTGGTCGGACACGACTGGGGCTCGGTGCAGTCCTGGGAGTTCGTCACCGTCCCGCGTACCGAGGGGCGCATCGCGTCCTTCACCTCGATGTCCGGACCGTCCCTCGACCACCTCGGCCACTGGATCGCGGGACGCCTCAAGCGCCCCACCCCGCGCCGGGTCGGCCAGCTGCTCGGGCAGAGCGCCAAATCCTGGTACATCTACCTGCTGCACACCCCCGGCCTGCCCGAACTGGCCTGGCGCGGGCCGCTCGGCAAGATCTGGCCCCGCCTCCTGGAGCGCGTCGAGAAGGTCCCCTCCGACGGCTACCCGACCTCCTCGCTGCCCACCGACGCGGCCCGTGGCGCGTGGCTGTACCGGGACAACGTCCGGGCCCGGCTGCGCCGCCCGCGCACCGACGCGTACGCGCACGTGCCCGTGCAGCTCATCACGCCCCTGGGGGACGCGTTCCTCTCGGAGAAGCTCTGCGAGGGCCTGGAGCAGTGGGCACCACAGCTGACCCGGCGCACCCTCCCCGCCAAGCACTGGATCCCGCGCTCCCGCCCGGACCAGCTGTCCGCGTGGATCACGGAGTTCGTGACGTCCGTCGAAGGCGGCCGGACCGCTGTGCGGGCGACCGGGAAGTACGCCGACCGGTTCGGCGGACAGCTCGTGCTGGTCACCGGCGCGGGCAGCGGCATCGGCCGCGCCACGGCGTTCGCCTTCGCGGAGGCCGGCGCGCGCGTGGTCGCCGTCGACCGGGACACCGAGGCCGCCGCCCGCACCGCGGAACTGTCCAGGCTGGTCGGCGCCCCCGAGGCCTGGGCGGAGACCGTCGACGTCTCCGACGAACAGGCCATGGAGAAACTCGCCGACAAGGTCGCCGCCGAGTACGGCGTGGTGGACGTCCTGGTCAACAACGCCGGAATCGGCCTGGGCGGCTCCTTCTTCGACACCACCACCGAGGACTGGAAGAAGGTCCTCGACGTCAACCTGTGGGGCGTCATCCACGGCTGCCGACTCTTCGGCAAGCAGATGGCGGAGCGCGGACAGGGCGGCCACATCGTCAACACCGCCTCGGCGGCCGCCTACCAGCCCTCCAAGGCGCTGGCCGCCTACGGCACCTCCAAGGCGGCCGTCCTCATGCTCAGCGAGAGCCTGCGTGCCGAACTCGCGGGCCGGGGCATCGGCGTGAGCGCGATCTGCCCCGGCTTCGTCAACACCAACATCACCTCCACCGCGCGCTTCGCGGGCGTCGACGCCGACGAGGAGAAACGCCGCCAGAAACGCACGGCCCGCCTTTACGGACTGCGGAACTACCCGCCCGAGAAGGTCGCCGACGCGATCCTGCGAGCTGTCGTCCGCAACCAGGCCGTCGTACCGGTCACGCCCGAGGCCCGCGGCGCGCGCGCCATGGCCCGATGGGCGCCGAAGGCACTCCGGGCGATCGCACGGCTGGAACCGCCGCTGTGA
- a CDS encoding metal-dependent hydrolase, with the protein MGAEGTPGDRTAGTAAVSHEIAPRRVSFDWSRTPLHWVPGEPTATHVINVLHLLLPTGERWFVKVLKEGLPLVSDPELRADVKGFMGQEATHSVQHAHVLDHLAAQRLDTADFTKYVDFLFERLLGERPPLNVPIPAREWLRFRLSIVAAIEQFTAVLGDWVLAADGLDRAGADEIMLDLLRWHGAEEVEHRAVAFDMYQHCGGTGTPRYARRIAGMVVTAPVMLHLWLWGTAYLIRHDPQLAGRLRYSLKEHERAVRKGLLPAWRELGAAIPRYFRRSYHPSQEGSLSRAVDYLKRSPAARAAA; encoded by the coding sequence ATGGGCGCCGAAGGCACTCCGGGCGATCGCACGGCTGGAACCGCCGCTGTGAGCCACGAGATCGCCCCGCGCCGGGTGTCCTTCGACTGGTCCCGCACGCCCCTGCACTGGGTCCCCGGCGAGCCCACCGCGACCCATGTCATCAACGTGCTGCACTTGCTGCTGCCGACGGGGGAGCGCTGGTTCGTGAAAGTCCTCAAGGAAGGCCTGCCGCTGGTCAGTGACCCCGAACTCCGCGCCGACGTCAAGGGGTTCATGGGCCAGGAAGCCACGCACAGCGTCCAGCACGCGCACGTACTGGACCACCTGGCCGCGCAGCGGCTCGACACCGCCGACTTCACCAAGTACGTCGACTTCCTCTTCGAGCGGCTGCTCGGCGAGCGCCCGCCCCTCAACGTGCCCATTCCCGCGCGCGAGTGGCTGCGCTTCCGGCTGTCGATCGTCGCCGCCATCGAGCAGTTCACGGCCGTGCTCGGCGACTGGGTCTTGGCCGCCGACGGACTCGACCGGGCCGGCGCCGACGAGATCATGCTCGACCTGCTGCGCTGGCACGGCGCCGAAGAAGTCGAACACCGCGCGGTCGCCTTCGACATGTACCAGCACTGCGGGGGTACCGGAACTCCCCGATACGCCCGCCGGATCGCGGGCATGGTGGTCACCGCGCCGGTGATGCTCCACCTGTGGCTGTGGGGGACGGCCTACCTGATCCGTCACGACCCACAGCTCGCGGGCCGCTTGCGCTACTCCCTCAAGGAGCACGAGAGGGCCGTACGAAAAGGACTGCTGCCCGCCTGGCGGGAGCTCGGCGCGGCCATACCGCGGTACTTCCGGCGGTCCTACCACCCGTCGCAGGAGGGGTCGTTGAGCCGTGCGGTGGACTACCTGAAGCGGTCACCGGCGGCGAGGGCCGCAGCGTGA
- a CDS encoding MerR family transcriptional regulator: MSDAHAHRIEDLARLSGATVRTIRAYQDRGLLPRPERRGRANIYTDTHLVRLRQIADLLDRGYGLTSIKELLEAYDSGRGLGGILGLVAEVDGPWTDEEAVRISRAELDARFGGTPDEAAVAEAVELGVLEPVPGDDGSFLVPSPQELAVAAELYAAGVPLAAISGHLRELRGQVEHIAARFLEFTTEHVFARYLEGQHQPTDTDAAEAASLVRRLRPLAQQTVDAELARAMRTLAVRHLRQHLGSGEGSGGRQASRSVSVPEETMRAVEGLVGVECAAEFFVLAAEREVRARALDALTSNGRPPIDLDEEV; the protein is encoded by the coding sequence GTGAGCGACGCCCACGCCCACCGGATCGAGGACCTCGCGCGCCTCAGCGGCGCCACCGTCCGCACCATCCGCGCCTACCAGGACCGCGGACTGCTCCCCCGCCCCGAGCGCCGCGGCCGGGCCAACATCTACACCGACACCCACCTCGTCCGGCTGCGCCAGATCGCCGATCTCCTCGACCGCGGCTACGGCCTGACCTCCATCAAGGAGCTCCTGGAGGCCTACGACTCCGGCCGTGGCCTCGGCGGCATCCTCGGTCTTGTCGCCGAGGTCGACGGTCCGTGGACCGACGAGGAGGCCGTCCGGATCTCCCGCGCCGAGCTGGACGCCCGCTTCGGCGGCACCCCCGACGAGGCCGCGGTCGCCGAGGCGGTGGAGCTCGGCGTACTGGAGCCGGTACCCGGCGACGACGGATCCTTCCTCGTGCCAAGCCCCCAAGAGCTCGCCGTGGCCGCCGAGTTGTACGCGGCCGGGGTTCCGCTCGCCGCGATCTCCGGGCACTTGCGGGAGTTGAGGGGCCAGGTTGAGCACATCGCCGCCCGTTTCCTGGAGTTCACCACCGAGCACGTCTTCGCGCGCTACTTGGAAGGACAGCACCAGCCGACCGACACGGACGCCGCAGAAGCAGCCTCACTCGTCCGTCGGCTGCGGCCGCTCGCGCAGCAGACCGTCGACGCCGAACTCGCTCGTGCGATGCGAACGTTGGCGGTTCGGCACCTGCGGCAGCACCTCGGTTCCGGGGAGGGGTCGGGTGGGCGTCAGGCGTCACGTTCCGTGTCCGTACCCGAGGAGACGATGCGGGCGGTGGAAGGGCTGGTTGGGGTGGAGTGCGCAGCGGAGTTCTTTGTGCTGGCGGCTGAACGGGAGGTGCGGGCAAGGGCGTTGGATGCGCTCACGTCAAATGGGCGGCCCCCAATCGATCTTGACGAAGAGGTCTGA
- a CDS encoding RNA 2'-phosphotransferase encodes MNENKPRESNERRTVKVSKYLSKHLRHQPERIGLTLDEAGWVEIDALIAAATEHGFRFTRDELDHVVAANDKQRFAIDGTRIRASQGHTIDVDLGLPPATPPPYLYHGTVARHLGTIRAEGLRPMNRHDVHLSPDRETATRVGARRGRPVVLSVDAQAMHRDGHVFHVSANGVWLTQSVPPRYLRFPAQH; translated from the coding sequence GTGAACGAGAACAAGCCACGCGAGAGCAACGAGAGACGCACCGTGAAGGTCTCGAAGTACCTCTCCAAGCATCTGCGCCACCAGCCCGAGCGCATCGGACTCACGCTCGACGAGGCCGGCTGGGTCGAGATCGACGCGCTGATCGCCGCGGCCACCGAGCACGGCTTCCGCTTCACCCGGGACGAGCTGGACCACGTGGTCGCCGCCAACGACAAACAGCGCTTCGCGATCGACGGCACGCGCATCCGCGCCAGCCAGGGCCACACCATCGACGTCGACCTCGGCCTGCCACCGGCGACCCCGCCGCCGTACCTCTACCACGGCACGGTGGCGCGCCACCTGGGTACGATCCGCGCCGAGGGACTGCGCCCCATGAACCGGCACGACGTACACCTCTCGCCCGACCGCGAGACCGCGACCCGGGTCGGCGCCCGCCGCGGTCGCCCCGTCGTGCTCTCCGTGGACGCGCAAGCCATGCACCGCGACGGCCATGTCTTCCACGTCAGCGCGAACGGCGTGTGGCTGACCCAGTCCGTGC